The following are encoded in a window of Pseudomonadota bacterium genomic DNA:
- a CDS encoding TetR/AcrR family transcriptional regulator encodes MPRAFHPHEEEAIRAALRSTGKELFENRGVAKTSIEEITRPARIAKGSFYKFYPSKEALFFELLEGVQDEVRAPLVRAAPSTKKATRRQFEILLREVLACLRKEPIMRIVGNTDELMQLARRVPPELLARHQQRDQEFIRTVVARWNQRSRKPPTEKVAAHFSLLLMIQHNETLLGDRLYPHAEDAIVASFSSCFFP; translated from the coding sequence ATGCCACGAGCATTTCACCCACACGAAGAAGAGGCGATACGCGCGGCCCTGCGCAGCACCGGCAAGGAGCTCTTCGAGAATCGCGGCGTCGCAAAAACCAGTATCGAGGAGATCACGCGGCCCGCGCGTATTGCGAAAGGCTCCTTCTACAAGTTCTACCCATCGAAGGAGGCACTGTTCTTCGAACTCCTCGAAGGCGTGCAGGACGAGGTTAGAGCTCCGCTGGTGCGGGCTGCCCCCAGCACCAAGAAGGCGACGCGCCGGCAATTCGAGATCCTACTGCGAGAGGTGCTGGCATGCCTGCGAAAGGAGCCGATCATGCGTATCGTCGGGAACACAGACGAACTCATGCAACTCGCACGGCGGGTGCCGCCGGAGTTGCTGGCTCGGCATCAGCAACGTGATCAGGAGTTCATCCGGACCGTCGTAGCGCGATGGAACCAACGATCGCGCAAACCGCCGACGGAGAAGGTGGCTGCCCACTTCTCCCTACTGTTGATGATCCAGCACAATGAGACCCTGCTCGGGGATAGACTATATCCCCACGCTGAGGATGCGATCGTCGCCAGCTTCTCATCTTGCTTCTTCCCCTAG
- a CDS encoding MAPEG family protein — protein MTSVLWAVFATLVLAMVQVGVQSVVTLRQAGGAWVAGPRDRPFHVTGVSGRLVRAHRNLLEIIPQFFAAVFLVHLAGEPSRISDYGAWIFVVSRVLYVPAYAWGPIGLRPLCWQGGQTGILVVLADLFA, from the coding sequence ATGACCTCTGTGTTGTGGGCGGTGTTTGCAACGTTGGTGCTGGCCATGGTGCAAGTTGGCGTGCAAAGCGTTGTTACGCTAAGGCAAGCGGGCGGCGCCTGGGTGGCGGGCCCTCGTGACAGGCCCTTCCATGTGACCGGAGTCAGCGGGAGACTCGTGCGGGCGCATCGGAACTTACTGGAGATCATTCCGCAGTTCTTCGCGGCGGTGTTTCTGGTTCATCTCGCAGGAGAGCCCAGCCGGATAAGCGACTACGGCGCCTGGATTTTCGTCGTTTCGCGTGTGCTCTACGTTCCCGCCTACGCATGGGGGCCGATCGGTCTGCGTCCCTTGTGCTGGCAAGGTGGGCAGACAGGAATTCTGGTCGTATTGGCAGATCTGTTTGCGTAG